The following proteins come from a genomic window of Coffea arabica cultivar ET-39 chromosome 11c, Coffea Arabica ET-39 HiFi, whole genome shotgun sequence:
- the LOC113715614 gene encoding ATP-dependent Clp protease proteolytic subunit 2, mitochondrial — protein MRSLISRGKLWKNFSTHLGSSSTTTAIGRSTIKGHWRGYSLIPMVIEHSSRGERAYDIFSRLLKERIVCINGPISDDTAHVVVAQLLFLESENPSKPIHMYLNSPGGAVTAGLAIYDTMQYIRSPINTICMGQAASMGSLLLAAGAKGERKSLPNATIMVHQPSGGYSGQAKDMTIHTKQIVRVWDSLNALYAKHTRQPLETIKTLMDRDHFMTPEEAKEFGIIDEVIDQRPMALVTDAVGTEK, from the exons ATGCGGAGCCTAATTTCGAGAGGCAAACTGTGGAAAAATTTCTCGACCCATTTGGGTTCTTCTTCTACTACTACTGCTATTGGGAGGTCTACAATTAAGGGCCATTGGCGAGGGTACAGTTTGATTCCGATGGTGATAGAGCATTCCTCAAGAGGGGAAAGAgcttatgatattttctcaCGCCTATTGAAGGAGCGAATCGTTTGCATAAACGGACCCATTTCCGACGACACCGCCCACGTCGTGGTTGCGCAGCTCCTCTTCCTTGAATCCGAAAACCCTTCTAAACCCATCCATATGTACCTCAACTCTCCCGGTGGCGCCGTCACTGCCG GTCTTGCAATCTATGATACAATGCAGTACATCCGCTCTCCCATCAACACTATATGTATGGGTCAAGCTGCTTCAATGGGTTCTCTTCTTTTGGCTGCTGGTGCAAAGGGTGAAAGGAAATCACTCCCTAATGCTACCATTATGGTCCATCAGCCTTCTGGTGGCTATAGTGGACAGGCTAAAGATATGACCATTCACACAAAGCAGATAGTTCGAGTTTGGGATTCTCTGAATGCTTTATATGCAAAGCATACTAGGCAACCTTTAGAAACAATTAAAACACTTATGGACAGGGACCATTTTATGACCCCAGAAGAGGCAAAGGAATTTGGAATAATTGATGAGGTTATAGATCAGAGACCAATGGCCTTAGTGACTGATGCTGTTGGGACAGAGAAATAA